The following DNA comes from Salmo trutta chromosome 15, fSalTru1.1, whole genome shotgun sequence.
cagatgtctcaagttttgagggagcgtacaattggcatgctgactgcgggaatgtccaccggagctgttaccagagaatgtaatattcctttctctaccataagccacctctgtcgttttagagaatttgcagtacatccaaccggcctctcaACCGCAGGCCACGTGTATGGTTTTGTGTGGGTgcaaccgatgtgaaatggctagttagttagcggtggtgcgcgctaatagtgtttcaatcggatgacgtcactcactctgagacctgaagtagttgttccccttgctctgcaagggctgtggcttttgtggcgcgatgggtaaagATGCTTTGTggagtgtcagttgttgatgtgtgcagatggtccctggttcaagcccaggttgtggcaaggagagggacggaagctatactgttagatGGGCAAGCGGTTTGTTGAAGTTAACATTGTGAACCATAAGCCCCAGTGCCCCATGGGGCGGTGGGtttatgttatgggcaggcataagctatggacaccgaacacaattgcattttatcgatggcaatttgaatgcacagagatacgtGATGAGATTCTGAGGCCCGTTGTTGTGCCAttaatccgccgccatcacctcatgcttCAGCATGAAAGTGCACGGCCccaagatctgtacacaattcctgacagctgaaaatgttgcagttcttctatggcctgcatagtcaccagacatgtcacccattgagtacGTTTGGGATGCTCAGGATCGACGTGTtagacagtgtgttccagttcccaccattATCCATCAACTCCGTACAGCCATTggagagtgggacaacattccacaggccacaatcaacagcctgatcaactctatgcgaaggagatgtctcgctgcatgaggcaaatggtggtcacaccagatactgactggttttctgatccatgcacctacctttttttttttttttttttaagttatctgtgaccaacagatgcatgtctaTTTCCAATCCttaagggcctaatgaatttatttcaaatgactgatttccttatgaactgtaactcagtaaaatctttgcaattgttgcattttatatttttgttcagtatagtatccTGGGGTATGCTAGTCAGGTTTACTTGAATTTAATACATGGAAATTTGGCCAGTGAATGGCAAATGTTAGCTCGTTAACTAGCAATAATAGCCTGTTGAAGTCATAATAACCAGCAAGCAAACTAGCTAGCTCAGTTTGATTACAATGATTAGTAGCTAGCTCAGTTTGATAACAATgattagtagctagctagttgtttTTTATAGTGAAATCCCCCAAATTGTAACCTCGGCGCAGTTAAATCAGTCAACTAATGCAGGTATGTAGCAAATAAGGGTCACTTTACCCAGGGTGCAGTGGCTTCTTTCCCTCTCATTTCCTTCTTGACACCACTTGAAAGGACAGGATAAGTTCAATGATATTGCAAATACAATGCTGTCTTCCATCCACCTGTTATATTCTGCCAGATCAGGGATCAGCCTCAAACTCCTTAGAAATGGAAGTGAGGGATCTGTCCTAGACCTGAACTTATCCATCACTGCATGCCTAAACTCTCTTTGGTGAAAATAATTGCGGATTTGACAGTCTCTGCTATCAACATATTTGAGTACAGATGAAACATCTTCGCTTATTTATTTCCATTTAATTTATAGGAAACTCACAAAGTGTACAGACAGAAGCTCGATGAGCTCACCAACCTCCAGGCAACATGCAGCAGTGCCATTAGTAAACAGCGGAAGGGTCTAAAAGACCTCGGGCACAGTCTGTGCAAGTAAGTAGCCTACTCTTAGTGCTGTCAGTTGACACGGAATGGTTCAGCCTTATTTTCCTGTACCAAAGGTCCCCATAAGTAGGACCTGAGCATTTAAAGGTTTCATTTTCTTCTACAGGTGCACAAAAACAAGTGATGAGAAAGAAACTGAACTGATCAAAGACATCCAAATGCAAATTAAAGACAAAGAGAATTTCTTCTTTGATATGGAAGCCTATTTGCCAAAGAAGAATGGGTCAGTTTATTTGAGGACATGATTATTACATATTTTGGTTACAGATGTTACCATATGAGGGTGTCAAAGCATATTGtaaaatgtttttcttttcagATTGTACTTAAGTTTGGTGCTTGGCAATGTGAATGTAACACTTCTCAACAACCAGGCAAAGTAAGTGTGCTTTAACAAAACATCTGTATTCAGTCACATCTGCATGGTTTCTGCTTATGACCCCCTGTTTGTTCTATTCTCTGGAGCAGATTTGCCTATAAAGATGAATATGAGAAGTTCAAGCTTTTTATGACAATAATCTTGATGTTTGGGGCCATAACCTGTCTCTTTTTGCTCAATTACCGGTGAGTTGGTTATGTTATGCATTTGATGTTTCCTTGTAGTATCTTTTAATGTTTCATCAAAGCAAAGTAGTTGTAAATGTCTGTTTTGTTGTTGCAGTGTCACAGATGAAATCTTCAACTTCTTGCTGGTTTGGTACTACTGCACTTTGACCATAAGGGAAAGCATCCTCATGAGCAATGGGTCCCGGTGAGATACTAAGCTTTTTATGTGACTATTAACTCAGTGAGATCAAAATACTTTACCAGTGTGCCTACCAAGTTGTGCTTCTTTATTCTAATTCCACTCCATGTGTCCTTTCAGGATCAAAGGGTGGTGGGTCTCCCATCATTATGTCTCTACCTTCCTATCAGGTGTAATGCTTACCTGGTAAgcgctttattttatttttttactttgaacACTTTCTTTGAGTTGCTGTTGGTCAAAAGCAAAACATCTGTTGGCAGTTGCCCTCAGGTTTTCTGACAAGCAGTTTGATTGATAAACGTTATCCCATCACCTGTATTGATTGGTTCCTCTGTTTGCTTCCTCTCAAAGGCCAGAGGGGTCCATGTATCAGATGTTTAGAAGTCAATTCCTTGCATTCTCCATTTACCAGAGTAAGCATCTACTTTCTCtatttatactgaacagaaatataaatgcaacatgtaaagtgttggtcctatgtttcatgagctgaaatataataTCCTAGAAATCttccatatacacaaaaagcttattttccacaaatttgtttacatccctattagggatcatttctcctttgccaagataatccatccagctgacaggtctggcatatcaagaattatacagcatgatcattacacatgtgcatcttgtgctggggacaataaaaggccactctaaaatgtgcagttttgttacacaacacaatgccacagatgtctcaagttttgagggagcgtacaattggcatgctgactgcaggaatgtccaccagagctgttgccagagaattgaatagtcctttctctaccataagccacc
Coding sequences within:
- the LOC115149175 gene encoding transmembrane protein 120B, producing the protein MSLQRCQTDWEEIDQEYQQLQETHKVYRQKLDELTNLQATCSSAISKQRKGLKDLGHSLCKCTKTSDEKETELIKDIQMQIKDKENFFFDMEAYLPKKNGLYLSLVLGNVNVTLLNNQAKFAYKDEYEKFKLFMTIILMFGAITCLFLLNYRVTDEIFNFLLVWYYCTLTIRESILMSNGSRIKGWWVSHHYVSTFLSGVMLTWPEGSMYQMFRSQFLAFSIYQSFVHFLQYYYQSGCLYRLRALGERNQLDLTVEGFQSWMWRGLTFLLPFLFFGHFWQLYNAMTLFRLAGHEDCKEWQVFMLALTFLVLFLGNFLTTLKVVHQKIQENPEKVQKQE